From a single Apium graveolens cultivar Ventura chromosome 2, ASM990537v1, whole genome shotgun sequence genomic region:
- the LOC141707008 gene encoding fatty acid hydroperoxide lyase, chloroplastic-like produces MMMQKIVCCATPPAVTPTIVPSQGSTSLPVRTIPGGYGLPMVGPLKDRLDYFWFQGPSTYFKKRIEEHKSTVFRTNMPPTFPFFMGVNPNVIAVLDCKSFAHMFDMELVEKKNILIGDFMPSTGFTGDVRVCAYLDTSEPQHTQVKKFAKEILKRSSKIWVPTVTSNLDTMWNTIESDIEKSESGSVTPLVQLQQFIFNFLTRCLIGVDPSKSPEVAEKGYMWLDAWLALQVLPTVSIPSLQPLVEIFAHSFAYPSFLVSGGYNKLAEFIEKEGQEVLELAQNEFGLGKKEALHNLIFILGFNAFGGFTVFLPAIFSALGNDKTGLQQKLRNEVKEKIGTSSLSFDLVKQLDLVNSFVYETLRLNPPVPLQYARARKDFTLSSHNSAFEIKKGELLCGYQPQVMRDEKVFEEPEKFVADRFTTKKGSELLNYLYWSNGPQTGTPSESNKQCAGKDYVTLTTSIIVAHMFQRYEYLSIDSQGSISKVEHAK; encoded by the exons ATGATGATGCAAAAAATAGTTTGTTGCGCCACACCGCCAGCGGTGACACCTACAATAGTACCATCGCAAGGATCGACATCCTTGCCGGTCCGTACGATCCCCGGAGGGTACGGATTGCCAATGGTTGGGCCTTTAAAGGACAGGCTAGACTATTTTTGGTTTCAAGGACCAAGTACATATTTCAAAAAGAGAATAGAGGAGCACAAGAGCACTGTGTTTAGGACAAATATGCCGCCAACGTTTCCGTTTTTCATGGGAGTGAATCCGAATGTGATAGCAGTGCTGGACTGCAAGTCATTTGCGCATATGTTTGATATGGAACTGGTTGAGAAGAAGAACATTCTTATAGGAGATTTCATGCCTAGCACTGGCTTCACTGGCGATGTTCGTGTTTGTGCTTACCTTGATACTTCTGAACCTCAACACACTCAG GTGAAGAAATTTGCAAAGGAGATTCTTAAACGCAGCTCAAAGATTTGGGTCCCTACTGTAACCTCAAACCTAGACACAATGTGGAACACCATCGAATCCGATATTGAAAAATCCGAATCTGGCTCCGTTACTCCCCTCGTCCAACTCCAACAATTCATCTTCAACTTCCTAACTCGTTGCCTAATCGGAGTTGATCCATCAAAATCACCCGAGGTAGCCGAAAAAGGTTACATGTGGCTAGATGCTTGGCTTGCACTACAAGTCCTTCCCACTGTTAGCATCCCAAGCTTACAACCTCTCGTAGAAATTTTTGCGCATTCTTTCGCTTACCCTTCTTTTCTTGTCTCCGGAGGTTATAATAAACTCGCGGAGTTTATTGAAAAAGAAGGCCAAGAAGTTCTTGAGCTAGCACAAAATGAGTTTGGTCTCGGTAAAAAAGAAGCCCTGCATAACCTAATTTTTATCCTCGGGTTTAATGCATTCGGTGgatttactgtatttttaccAGCCATTTTTAGTGCCCTAGGAAATGACAAGACAGGGTTGCAACAAAAGTTAAGAAATGAAGTCAAGGAAAAGATCGGGACGAGCTCGCTGAGTTTCGACTTGGTGAAACAACTCGACTTGGTTAACTCGTTCGTTTACGAAACACTCAGGCTTAACCCGCCTGTACCATTACAGTATGCGAGAGCTAGGAAAGATTTTACGTTGAGCTCGCATAACTCCGCATTTGAGATCAAAAAAGGGGAGTTACTCTGTGGATATCAACCTCAAGTTATGAGAGACGAGAAAGTATTcgaagagcctgaaaaatttGTTGCTGATAGGTTTACCACGAAAAAAGGGAGCGAGTTACTGAATTATTTGTACTGGTCGAATGGACCACAGACGGGGACACCTAGCGAGTCGAACAAACAATGTGCTGGTAAAGATTATGTAACGCTTACAACTTCTATTATTGTGGCTCATATGTTTCAGAGGTACGAGTATCTTTCGATTGATTCTCAGGGATCAATCTCGAAAGTTGAACATGCCAAGTAA
- the LOC141707009 gene encoding fatty acid hydroperoxide lyase, chloroplastic-like translates to MMMQNIVCCATPPVVTPTIVPSQGSTSLPVRKIPGGYGLPMVGPLKDRLDYFWFQGPTTYFKKRIEEHKSTVFRTNMPPTFPFFMGVNPNVIAVLDCKSFAHMFDMELVEKKNILIGDFMPSTGFTGDVRVCAYLDTSEPQHTQVKKFAKEILKRSSKIWVPTVTSNLDTMWNTIESDIEKSESGSVTPLVQLQQFIFNFLTRCLIGVDPSKSPEVAEKGYMWLDAWLALQVLPTVSIPSLQPLVEIFAHSFAYPSFLVSGGYNKLAEFIEKEGQEVLELAQNEFGLGKKEALHNLIFILGFNAFGGFTVFLPAIFSALGNDKTGLQQKLRNEVKEKIGTSSLSFDLVKQLDLVNSFVYETLRLNPPVPLQYARARKDFTLSSHNSAFEIKKGELLCGYQPQVMRDEKVFEEPEKFVADRFTTKKGSELLNYLYWSNGPQTGTPSESNKQCAGKDYVTLTTSIIVAHMFQRYEYLSIDSQGSISKVEHAK, encoded by the exons aTGATGATGCAAAATATAGTTTGTTGCGCCACACCGCCAGTGGTGACACCTACAATAGTACCATCGCAAGGATCGACATCCCTGCCAGTCCGTAAGATCCCCGGAGGGTACGGATTGCCAATGGTTGGGCCTTTAAAGGACAGGCTAGATTATTTTTGGTTTCAAGGACCAACTACATATTTCAAGAAGAGAATAGAGGAGCATAAGAGCACTGTGTTCAGGACAAATATGCCGCCAACGTTTCCGTTTTTCATGGGAGTGAATCCGAATGTGATAGCAGTGCTGGACTGCAAGTCATTTGCGCATATGTTTGATATGGAACTGGTTGAGAAGAAGAACATTCTTATAGGAGATTTCATGCCTAGTACTGGCTTCACTGGTGATGTTCGTGTTTGTGCTTACCTTGATACTTCTGAACCTCAACACACTCAG GTGAAGAAATTTGCAAAGGAGATTCTTAAACGCAGCTCAAAGATTTGGGTCCCTACTGTAACCTCAAACCTAGACACAATGTGGAACACCATCGAATCCGATATTGAAAAATCCGAATCTGGCTCCGTTACTCCCCTCGTCCAACTCCAACAATTCATCTTCAACTTCCTAACTCGTTGCCTAATCGGAGTTGATCCATCAAAATCACCCGAGGTAGCCGAAAAAGGTTACATGTGGCTAGATGCTTGGCTTGCACTACAAGTCCTTCCCACTGTTAGCATCCCAAGCTTACAACCTCTCGTAGAAATTTTTGCGCATTCTTTCGCTTACCCTTCTTTTCTTGTCTCCGGAGGTTATAATAAACTCGCGGAGTTTATTGAAAAAGAAGGCCAAGAAGTTCTTGAGCTAGCACAAAATGAGTTTGGTCTCGGTAAAAAAGAAGCCCTGCATAACCTAATTTTTATCCTCGGGTTTAATGCATTCGGTGgatttactgtatttttaccAGCCATTTTTAGTGCCCTAGGAAATGACAAGACAGGGTTGCAACAAAAGTTAAGAAATGAAGTCAAGGAAAAGATCGGGACGAGCTCGCTGAGTTTCGACTTGGTGAAACAACTCGACTTGGTTAACTCGTTCGTTTACGAAACACTCAGGCTTAACCCGCCTGTACCATTACAGTATGCGAGAGCTAGGAAAGATTTTACGTTGAGCTCGCATAACTCCGCATTTGAGATCAAAAAAGGGGAGTTACTCTGTGGATATCAACCTCAAGTTATGAGAGACGAGAAAGTATTcgaagagcctgaaaaatttGTTGCTGATAGGTTTACCACGAAAAAAGGGAGCGAGTTACTGAATTATTTGTACTGGTCGAATGGACCACAGACGGGGACACCTAGCGAGTCGAACAAACAATGTGCTGGTAAAGATTATGTAACGCTTACAACTTCTATTATTGTGGCTCATATGTTTCAGAGGTACGAGTATCTTTCGATTGATTCTCAGGGATCAATCTCGAAAGTTGAACATGCCAAGTAA